One Hordeum vulgare subsp. vulgare chromosome 4H, MorexV3_pseudomolecules_assembly, whole genome shotgun sequence DNA window includes the following coding sequences:
- the LOC123446943 gene encoding uncharacterized protein LOC123446943 yields MPPRRRHGPFTILLPDGQYLDAYTDDDGRLVTGGSEGRPVGEIFADIRRRREAAQDAARRRHHPQRRPQHRPPSDAASTTQPPPTCNPSPSPPLYSTPPSDAAHPSATPSPPVHGQLQPPQPEPIPYTPGTPRPTLTDVDVDATCLRIADAFEEFAYSDGDGQLFTDVDEISQRVADVRMEVTCSNIQTRPYDRPQPPQCEYPYYDVPEPLEKPLLEPKNANASSSSTQPVAITHDISPVSRQLSPPIFARNPSGWHLQFFIRIDVGGYFHTYPSLGGPFQSLQEAENAIASHLDELRSPMMCTDGLSDAEIGILHDLYWPDGTRQKSSKGNANHRNISLLVQALLDKYNEDHHLLGDLAYELDDVLIFRKFFEGEKVIMFYHINLATKTKGEDGLHSGINNLFFAEVGQIEGENKEYVYVLNSLCMVKPTDNGQCYGCLSYGNVDLKHPVDTDKYKGGHTAPRSPCCGFDLRCDVITGLDVPAYIEDEEARLAEEEAMLRYIYKCPAPAKSDSARVPAGLAKREDAGLTKGEYGQGSTKYIVPARRRPLV; encoded by the exons ATGCCGCCTAGACGACGCCATGGGCCTTTCACGATTCTTCTTCCCGATGGTCAATACCTCGATGCCTACACTGACGACGATGGGAGACTTGTCACCGGCGGATCGGAGGGCCGGCCTGTCGGAGAAATCTTCGCCGACATCCGGCGCCGTCGGGAGGCCGCTCAGGACGCCGCCCGTCGCCGCCACCATCCGCAGCGGCGTCCACAACACCGTCCACCATCAGATGCGGCCTCCACTACCCAACCACCTCCAACCTGcaacccctccccctcccctcccctctactCCACTCCACCATCAGATGCAGCCCACCCCTCTGCAACCCCTTCTCCTCCCGTCCACGGTCAGCTGCAGCCTCCACAACCCGAACCCATCCCCTACACTCCTGGCACGCCTCGTCCCACGCTCACCGACGTCGACGTGGACGCGACATGTCTACGCATAGCAGATGCATTTGAGGAATTCGCCTACTCCGACGGGGATGGACAACTCTTCACGGACGTCGATGAGATATCTCAACGCGTAGCAGATGTACGCATGGAAGTCACCTGCTCCAACATCCAGACGAGGCCCTACGATCGGCCGCAACCTCCACA GTGTGAGTACCCTTATTATGATGTGCCCGAGCCGTTGGAAAAACCACTGCTAGAGCCAAAGAACGCAAACGCTTCCTCTTCCTCCACGCAGCCAGTTGCGATAACTCATGACATCTCGCCAGTGTCAAGGCAACTGTCTCCGCCTATTTTCGCGCGCAATCCTTCTGGTTGGCATTTACAATTTTTCATCAGAATAGATGTTGGGGGTTATTTCCACACGTATCCTAGTCTGGGCGGGCCATTCCAGAGCTTGCAGGAAGCTGAGAATGCTATCGCTAGCCATCTTGATGAGCTGCGCTCTCCTATGAT GTGCACAGATGGGCTTTCGGATGCTGAGATTGGTATATTACACGACCTTTACTGGCCTGATGGCACAAGGCAGAAATCTTCTAAAGGCAATGCGAATCATAGGAATATCAGCTTATTGGTTCAAGCGTTACTGGACAAATACAATGAAGATCATCATCTTTTGGGG GATCttgcatatgaacttgatgatgttcttatcttCAGAAAATTTTTTGAGGGAGAGAAAGTGATTATGTTCTATCATATCAATCTGGCTACAAAAACCAAAGGAGAAGATGGTTTGCACAGTGGCATCAACAATCTATTTTTTGCTGAAGTCGGACAAATtgaaggagaaaataaagaataTGTATATGTACTCAATTCTTTATGCATGGTTAAACCTACTGACAATG GCCAATGCTATGGTTGCTTGAGTTATGGCAATGTTGATTTGAAGCACCCTGTTGATACTGATAAATACAAAGGTGGCCACACTGCCCCGCGCTCACCATGTTGCGGTTTTGATCTACGGTGTGATGTTATTACTGGCCTAGATGTACCTGCATACATCGAGGATGAGGAGGCTAGGCTGGCAGAGGAGGAGGCTATGCTAAGATATATATACAAG TGCCCTGCTCCGGCAAAATCGGATAGTGCAAGAGTGCCTGCTGGTTTGGCGAAGAGAGAGGATGCTGGTTTGACCAAGGGAGAGTATGGCCAGGGAAGCACGAAATACATTGTACCTGCTAGGCGTCGTCCGCTGGTTTGA